One genomic window of Candidatus Binatia bacterium includes the following:
- a CDS encoding prolipoprotein diacylglyceryl transferase family protein, protein MIPPYSGPLSFSVGPLHYQLFGALVVTGVLVGHRVVLRLAAARGIDVAEMRAAAAWALVAGFIGAHVVDTVFYHPEKIAADGVVALLKIWDGISSYGGFLGALVGVGFYFFRLKKSWWPHADILMQGLVFGWIFGRLGCTLASDHPGTLTSFPLAFAYPTGARHNLGFYELLFTVLVLVPAILALHARERSAGYRPGIYTAAIAALYAPARFLMDFLRATDLPHSDPRVYGLTAAQYISVVVFVLALALLRKSARPLATTA, encoded by the coding sequence ATGATTCCTCCGTACTCCGGCCCACTGTCGTTCTCTGTCGGGCCCCTGCACTACCAGCTTTTCGGTGCGCTCGTCGTCACCGGAGTTCTCGTCGGTCACAGGGTCGTGCTTCGCCTGGCAGCGGCGCGCGGCATCGACGTCGCCGAGATGCGAGCGGCCGCCGCATGGGCGCTGGTCGCAGGATTCATCGGCGCGCACGTCGTCGACACCGTCTTCTATCATCCGGAAAAAATCGCGGCCGACGGCGTCGTCGCGCTGCTGAAAATCTGGGACGGAATCAGTTCCTACGGCGGTTTCCTCGGTGCGCTCGTCGGCGTCGGGTTCTACTTCTTTCGCCTCAAAAAAAGCTGGTGGCCTCACGCCGACATCCTGATGCAGGGACTGGTGTTCGGATGGATCTTCGGCCGCCTCGGCTGCACGCTCGCCAGCGATCACCCGGGAACGCTGACGAGTTTTCCGCTCGCCTTCGCGTACCCCACCGGCGCGCGACACAACCTCGGGTTTTACGAGCTGCTGTTCACCGTCCTCGTGCTGGTGCCCGCGATCCTCGCGCTGCACGCACGCGAACGCTCGGCCGGCTATCGCCCGGGAATTTACACCGCCGCGATCGCGGCGCTGTATGCGCCGGCCCGCTTTTTGATGGACTTCCTGCGCGCCACAGACCTGCCGCATTCGGATCCGCGCGTCTACGGGCTGACGGCGGCGCAATACATTTCCGTCGTCGTGTTCGTGCTGGCGCTGGCCCTGCTGAGAAAATCCGCCCGGCCGCTGGCGACAACTGCGTAG
- a CDS encoding SDR family NAD(P)-dependent oxidoreductase, which translates to MAKRDRVLITGASSGIGEALARRFAAAGHDLVLVARRRAKLKALAAALESKHGIRAAVEVADLAKPGAAAKLAAKLAKRRVVVDILVNNAGINAQGRFHEMPPEENLDIVALNVTAATEVLAAFLPSMTKRGHGRVLNVASASSFVPVPYMATYAASKAYLLSLTESLAEELDGTGVTITALCPGVTDTPMLTYMEKQDPAFTRLISLTVADVHAVAAEGFDACMAGEVIRVPGIVNLLATISARAVPRWVVRRVSGFLGRTTH; encoded by the coding sequence ATGGCAAAACGTGACAGGGTTCTCATTACCGGCGCTTCTTCGGGAATCGGCGAAGCGCTTGCGCGCCGATTCGCAGCGGCCGGCCACGACCTGGTGCTCGTCGCGCGCCGCCGCGCCAAGCTGAAAGCGCTGGCCGCCGCCCTCGAAAGCAAGCACGGCATCCGCGCCGCCGTCGAGGTGGCCGATCTCGCCAAGCCCGGCGCCGCCGCCAAGCTCGCGGCCAAACTGGCCAAGCGCCGCGTCGTCGTCGACATCCTCGTCAACAACGCCGGCATCAACGCGCAAGGCCGGTTCCACGAGATGCCGCCGGAGGAGAACCTGGACATCGTCGCGCTCAACGTCACCGCAGCAACCGAAGTGCTCGCGGCGTTCCTGCCGTCGATGACGAAACGAGGCCACGGCCGCGTGCTCAATGTTGCCTCGGCGTCGTCGTTCGTTCCCGTGCCGTACATGGCGACGTATGCGGCGTCCAAAGCGTACTTGTTGTCGCTGACCGAATCGCTGGCCGAAGAGCTCGACGGCACCGGGGTGACGATCACCGCGCTCTGCCCCGGCGTCACCGACACGCCGATGCTCACGTACATGGAGAAACAGGACCCGGCGTTCACCAGGCTGATCTCGCTCACCGTGGCGGACGTCCACGCGGTAGCAGCCGAAGGCTTTGACGCGTGCATGGCCGGCGAAGTGATCCGCGTGCCCGGTATCGTCAACCTCCTCGCGACGATCTCCGCACGTGCGGTTCCGCGCTGGGTCGTGCGGCGCGTCTCGGGCTTCCTCGGCCGCACCACCCACTGA